Proteins co-encoded in one Cupriavidus nantongensis genomic window:
- the hisH gene encoding imidazole glycerol phosphate synthase subunit HisH, whose amino-acid sequence MTTIAIVDYGMGNLRSVAQALRAAAPEADVRVVDAPEGIRSADRVVLPGQGAMPDCMSALGASGLQQAVVEAAASKPMLGVCVGEQMLFEFSTESRAGTDRTPALGLMPGQVVRFALDGMTQPDGSRFKVPQMGWNRVRQAGPHPLWNGIPDDSWFYFVHSYYVQAQDPAHIAGETEYGVVFTSAVARDNIFATQFHPEKSAAMGLQLYRNFVHWNP is encoded by the coding sequence ATGACTACCATAGCAATTGTGGATTACGGCATGGGCAACCTGCGCTCGGTGGCGCAGGCGCTGCGCGCCGCGGCACCGGAAGCCGATGTCCGGGTGGTGGATGCGCCCGAAGGCATCCGCTCGGCGGACCGCGTGGTGCTGCCGGGCCAGGGCGCGATGCCCGACTGCATGTCGGCGCTGGGCGCGTCCGGCTTGCAGCAAGCGGTGGTCGAGGCTGCCGCGAGCAAGCCGATGCTGGGCGTGTGCGTGGGCGAGCAGATGCTGTTCGAATTCAGCACCGAAAGCCGCGCCGGCACGGATCGCACCCCGGCGCTGGGGCTGATGCCCGGGCAGGTCGTACGGTTTGCGCTGGATGGCATGACGCAGCCCGACGGCTCGCGCTTCAAGGTGCCGCAGATGGGCTGGAACCGGGTGCGCCAGGCCGGGCCGCACCCGCTGTGGAACGGCATTCCGGACGACAGCTGGTTCTATTTCGTCCACAGCTACTATGTGCAGGCGCAGGATCCGGCCCATATTGCCGGCGAAACGGAATACGGAGTCGTATTTACCAGCGCGGTAGCGCGCGATAATATTTTCGCGACGCAGTTCCACCCGGAGAAAAGCGCGGCCATGGGCCTGCAGCTGTACCGGAACTTCGTCCACTGGAATCCCTGA
- a CDS encoding YchE family NAAT transporter — protein MDTLKSFISLLALINPIGAIPFFISLTSQQTEAEKLRTIKIASISVAIVVAVSALLGQQIIEFFNISVASLQVGGGLIMIMMAMNMLNAQTSRTKATPEEEDEAGVKSSIAVVPLALPLLTGPGSISTVIVYAGKTQHWYQLLILVGIGALLGSVVYLVFRAADPIARVIGRTGINIGTRLMGLILSALAVEFIVDGLKTLLPVLKS, from the coding sequence ATGGATACGCTCAAGTCGTTTATCTCGCTGCTGGCGCTGATCAACCCGATCGGGGCGATCCCGTTCTTCATCAGCCTGACCAGCCAGCAGACTGAAGCGGAAAAGCTGCGTACGATCAAGATCGCGTCGATCTCGGTGGCGATCGTGGTGGCGGTGTCGGCGTTGCTGGGTCAGCAGATCATCGAGTTCTTCAATATCTCGGTGGCATCGCTGCAGGTGGGCGGCGGACTCATCATGATCATGATGGCCATGAACATGCTGAATGCGCAAACCAGCCGCACCAAGGCGACGCCGGAAGAAGAGGACGAGGCCGGGGTAAAGTCGAGCATTGCGGTGGTGCCGCTGGCGTTGCCGCTGCTGACCGGGCCGGGCTCGATCAGCACGGTGATCGTCTATGCCGGCAAGACCCAGCACTGGTACCAGTTGCTGATCCTGGTCGGCATCGGTGCGCTGCTGGGTTCGGTGGTGTACCTGGTGTTCCGCGCGGCGGACCCGATCGCCCGGGTCATCGGGCGCACCGGCATCAATATCGGCACGCGCCTGATGGGCTTGATCCTGTCGGCGCTGGCCGTGGAATTCATCGTGGACGGGCTGAAGACATTGTTGCCTGTTTTGAAATCATGA
- the hisB gene encoding imidazoleglycerol-phosphate dehydratase HisB has protein sequence MRVAEVTRNTSETQIRVSLNLDGSGRQKLASGVPFLDHMLDQIARHGMFDLEVEATGDTHIDDHHTVEDVGITLGQAVARAIGDKKGITRYGHSYVPLDECLSRVVIDFSGRPGLEFHVPFTRARVGSFDVDLTIEFFRGFVNHAGVTLHIDNLRGINAHHQCETVFKAFGRALRMAVELDPRAANTIPSTKGTL, from the coding sequence ATGCGTGTTGCAGAGGTCACCCGCAATACTTCGGAAACGCAGATTCGCGTTTCCTTGAATCTCGACGGCAGCGGCCGCCAGAAACTGGCGTCGGGCGTGCCGTTCCTCGACCACATGCTGGACCAGATCGCCCGCCATGGCATGTTCGACCTGGAGGTCGAAGCCACCGGCGACACGCATATCGACGACCACCATACGGTGGAAGACGTGGGCATCACGCTCGGCCAGGCCGTGGCCAGGGCCATCGGCGACAAGAAGGGCATCACCCGCTACGGCCACAGCTATGTGCCGCTGGACGAATGCCTGTCGCGCGTGGTGATCGATTTCTCCGGCCGCCCGGGCCTGGAGTTCCACGTTCCGTTCACGCGTGCGCGCGTGGGCAGCTTCGACGTGGACCTGACCATCGAGTTCTTCCGCGGCTTCGTCAACCATGCCGGCGTCACGCTGCATATCGACAACCTGCGCGGCATCAACGCCCATCACCAGTGCGAGACCGTGTTCAAGGCCTTCGGCCGGGCACTGCGCATGGCGGTGGAGCTGGATCCGCGCGCGGCCAACACGATCCCGTCGACCAAGGGTACGCTCTGA
- the hisC gene encoding histidinol-phosphate transaminase, with the protein MSAVEPSLIERIIRDDVRAMGAYHVPDSHGLVKLDAMENPYRLPPALRQQLAERLGEVALNRYPVPSSEALRAALKRVMQVPAGMDVLLGNGSDELISMLALAAARPGAKVMAPVPGFVMYAMSAQFAGLQFVGVPLRDDFTLDRAAMLAAMAAQQPAIIYLAYPNNPTGNLFDAADMEAIIRAAQGEVCNSLVVVDEAYQPFAQHSWMPRLTDFGNLLVMRTVSKLGLAGIRLGYLAGAPEWLSQLDKVRPPYNVNVLTEAAALFALEHVAVLDDQAAQLRAERTRVADGMAAQPGVTVFPSAANFLLVRVPDAAQTFERLLARKVLIKNVSKMHPLLANCLRVTVSTPEENAQFLEAFAASLQD; encoded by the coding sequence ATGTCAGCCGTAGAGCCCTCCCTGATCGAACGCATCATCCGTGACGACGTGCGCGCCATGGGCGCCTACCACGTGCCGGATTCGCACGGTCTGGTCAAGCTCGACGCGATGGAGAACCCGTACCGCCTGCCGCCCGCGCTGCGCCAGCAGCTGGCCGAGCGCCTCGGCGAGGTGGCGTTGAACCGCTACCCCGTGCCGAGCAGCGAAGCGCTGCGCGCCGCGCTCAAGCGCGTGATGCAGGTGCCGGCCGGCATGGACGTGCTGCTCGGCAACGGCTCGGACGAGCTCATCAGCATGCTGGCGCTGGCCGCGGCCAGGCCGGGCGCGAAGGTGATGGCGCCGGTGCCGGGCTTTGTCATGTACGCGATGTCCGCGCAGTTTGCCGGCCTGCAGTTCGTCGGCGTGCCGCTGCGCGACGATTTCACGCTGGACCGCGCCGCGATGCTGGCGGCGATGGCCGCGCAGCAGCCCGCCATCATCTACCTGGCCTACCCGAACAACCCCACCGGCAACCTGTTCGACGCCGCCGACATGGAGGCCATCATCCGCGCCGCGCAGGGCGAGGTCTGCAACAGCCTGGTGGTGGTCGACGAGGCCTACCAGCCGTTCGCCCAGCACAGCTGGATGCCGCGCCTGACAGACTTCGGCAACCTGCTGGTGATGCGCACCGTATCGAAGCTCGGCCTGGCCGGCATCCGCCTGGGCTACCTGGCCGGCGCGCCGGAATGGCTGTCGCAGCTGGACAAGGTGCGCCCGCCCTATAACGTCAACGTGCTGACCGAGGCCGCCGCGCTGTTCGCGCTCGAGCATGTGGCGGTGCTGGATGACCAGGCCGCGCAACTGCGTGCCGAGCGTACCCGCGTGGCCGACGGCATGGCCGCGCAGCCCGGGGTCACCGTGTTCCCCAGCGCGGCCAACTTCCTGCTGGTGCGCGTGCCGGATGCCGCACAGACCTTCGAGCGCCTGCTGGCGCGGAAGGTATTGATCAAGAACGTGAGTAAAATGCACCCGTTGCTGGCCAATTGTCTGCGCGTCACGGTCAGCACGCCCGAAGAAAACGCGCAGTTCCTTGAGGCATTCGCAGCTTCGCTGCAGGATTAA
- the hisD gene encoding histidinol dehydrogenase: protein MNPTEMESLPIRRLDSSEPGFAEALRQVLAFEAGEDEAIDRAAAQILADVKSRGDAAVLEYTRRFDRVEAASMGALEVSQQQLEAALEDLEPKRRAALEAAAARVRAYHEKQKIECGSHSWEYTEADGTMLGQKVTPLDRVGIYVPGGKAAYPSSVLMNAIPARVAGVKEIIMVVPTPGGVRNELVLAAAQIAGVDRVFTIGGAQAVGALAYGTATLPQVDKIVGPGNAYVAAAKRRVFGTVGIDMIAGPSEILVICDGTTDPDWVAMDLFSQAEHDELAQSILLCPDADYIARVEASIQRQLGTMPRRDVIAASISGRGALVKVRDMEEACEIANAIAPEHLEISAENPRQWSEKIRHAGAIFLGRYTSESLGDYCAGPNHVLPTSRTARFSSPLGVYDFQKRSSLIEVSEGGAQMLGQIAAELAYGEGLQAHARSAEYRFKRS from the coding sequence ATGAACCCAACCGAAATGGAAAGCCTGCCGATCCGCCGGCTCGATTCCAGCGAGCCGGGCTTTGCCGAGGCGCTGCGCCAGGTGCTGGCCTTCGAGGCCGGCGAGGACGAGGCCATCGATCGCGCCGCCGCGCAGATCCTGGCCGACGTGAAGTCGCGCGGCGATGCCGCGGTGCTGGAATACACGCGCCGCTTCGACCGCGTCGAGGCAGCGTCGATGGGCGCGCTCGAGGTCTCGCAGCAGCAGCTCGAAGCCGCGCTCGAAGACCTCGAGCCCAAGCGCCGCGCCGCGCTGGAGGCGGCCGCGGCGCGCGTGCGCGCCTACCACGAGAAGCAGAAGATCGAATGCGGCAGCCACAGCTGGGAATACACCGAGGCCGACGGCACCATGCTGGGCCAGAAGGTGACGCCGCTGGACCGCGTCGGCATCTATGTGCCGGGCGGCAAGGCCGCCTACCCGTCGTCGGTGCTGATGAATGCGATCCCGGCGCGGGTGGCGGGCGTCAAGGAGATCATCATGGTCGTGCCCACGCCCGGCGGCGTGCGCAATGAACTGGTGCTGGCCGCGGCGCAGATCGCCGGCGTCGACCGCGTCTTCACCATCGGCGGCGCACAAGCCGTGGGCGCGCTTGCCTACGGCACCGCGACGCTGCCGCAAGTCGACAAGATCGTCGGCCCCGGCAACGCCTACGTGGCCGCGGCCAAGCGGCGCGTGTTCGGCACCGTCGGCATCGACATGATCGCCGGCCCGTCCGAGATCCTGGTGATCTGCGACGGCACCACCGACCCCGACTGGGTGGCGATGGATCTGTTCTCGCAGGCCGAGCACGATGAACTGGCGCAGTCGATCCTGCTGTGCCCGGACGCGGACTATATCGCCCGCGTCGAAGCCAGCATCCAGCGCCAGCTTGGCACCATGCCGCGCCGCGACGTGATTGCCGCGTCGATCTCCGGCCGTGGCGCGCTGGTCAAGGTGCGCGACATGGAGGAAGCCTGCGAGATCGCCAACGCGATCGCGCCGGAACACCTCGAGATCTCGGCCGAGAACCCGCGCCAGTGGAGCGAGAAGATCCGCCATGCCGGCGCCATCTTCCTGGGCCGCTATACCAGCGAGTCGCTGGGCGACTACTGCGCCGGCCCCAACCACGTGCTGCCGACCTCGCGCACCGCGCGCTTCTCGTCGCCGCTGGGCGTCTATGACTTCCAGAAGCGCTCGAGCCTGATCGAGGTGAGCGAGGGCGGCGCGCAGATGCTGGGCCAGATCGCCGCAGAACTGGCCTATGGCGAAGGCCTGCAGGCCCACGCCCGCAGCGCGGAATACCGTTTCAAACGTAGCTGA
- the hisG gene encoding ATP phosphoribosyltransferase — MSPAFNASPNQLTLALSKGRIFTETLPLLEAAGIRVTEDPETSRKLILPTSDPAVRVVIVRASDVPTYVQYGAADFGVAGKDVLMESGMAGLYAPIDLNIARCRMSVAVPAGFDYAKAVRQGARLAVATKYVQTAREHFAKKGVHVDLIKLYGSMELGPLVGLSDAIVDLVSTGSTLRANNLVEVEEIVQISSRLVVNQAALKLKRERLAPILDAFERASAALA; from the coding sequence ATGAGCCCCGCTTTCAACGCATCGCCCAACCAGCTGACGCTGGCTTTGTCCAAGGGCCGCATCTTCACCGAGACGCTGCCGCTGCTGGAAGCGGCCGGCATCCGCGTCACCGAGGATCCCGAGACCTCGCGCAAGCTGATCCTGCCGACTTCCGATCCGGCGGTGCGCGTGGTGATCGTGCGCGCCTCGGACGTGCCGACCTACGTGCAGTACGGCGCGGCCGACTTCGGCGTGGCCGGCAAGGACGTGCTGATGGAAAGCGGCATGGCCGGCCTGTATGCGCCGATCGACCTCAACATCGCACGCTGCCGCATGTCGGTGGCGGTGCCGGCCGGCTTTGACTACGCCAAGGCCGTGCGCCAGGGCGCGCGCCTGGCCGTGGCCACCAAGTACGTGCAGACCGCGCGCGAGCATTTTGCGAAAAAGGGCGTTCACGTCGACCTGATCAAGCTGTACGGTTCGATGGAGCTGGGCCCGCTGGTGGGCCTGTCCGATGCCATCGTCGACCTGGTCAGCACCGGCAGCACGCTGCGCGCCAACAATCTGGTGGAAGTGGAAGAGATCGTGCAGATCTCGTCGCGGCTGGTGGTGAACCAGGCCGCGCTCAAACTCAAGCGCGAGCGGCTGGCACCGATCCTCGACGCCTTCGAACGCGCTTCAGCGGCGCTGGCCTGA
- the murA gene encoding UDP-N-acetylglucosamine 1-carboxyvinyltransferase, with protein MDKFQIHGNGPLKGEIRVSGAKNAALPILCAGLLTADTVALDNVPNLQDVRTTLKLLRLMGMQAEFDGARVTLNGADVNVLEAPYELVKTMRASILVLGPLVARFGEARVSLPGGCGIGARPVDQHIKGLQAMGAEITIEHGFIHARAKRLKGARVVTDMITVTGTENLLMAATLAEGETVLENAAREPEVTDLAQLLVKMGAKIDGIGTDRLVVHGVERLHGASHSVIADRIEAGTFLCAAAATLGDLVLRGVQPEILDTVLDKLREAGASIETGADWIRLAMPHRARAVSFRTSEYPAFPTDMQAQFMALNAVAEGTARVTETIFENRFMHVQELNRLGADIAVEGNTAVVNGVPRLSGANVMATDLRASASLVIAGLVADGETVIDRIYHLDRGYDRMEDKLSAVGAKIRRIA; from the coding sequence ATGGACAAATTCCAGATTCACGGCAACGGCCCGCTCAAGGGTGAAATCCGCGTCTCGGGCGCCAAGAACGCCGCCCTGCCGATCCTGTGCGCGGGCCTGCTGACGGCCGACACCGTCGCGCTGGACAACGTGCCCAACCTGCAGGACGTGCGCACCACGCTCAAGCTGCTGCGCCTGATGGGCATGCAGGCCGAGTTCGACGGCGCGCGCGTGACCCTGAACGGCGCCGACGTCAATGTGCTCGAGGCCCCGTACGAGCTGGTCAAGACCATGCGCGCCTCGATCCTGGTGCTGGGCCCGCTGGTGGCGCGCTTTGGCGAGGCCCGCGTGTCGCTGCCGGGCGGCTGCGGCATCGGCGCACGGCCGGTCGACCAGCACATCAAGGGCCTGCAGGCGATGGGCGCCGAGATCACCATCGAGCATGGCTTTATCCATGCGCGCGCGAAACGCCTGAAGGGCGCGCGCGTGGTCACCGACATGATCACCGTCACCGGCACCGAGAACCTGCTGATGGCGGCGACGCTGGCCGAAGGCGAGACCGTGCTGGAAAACGCCGCGCGCGAGCCCGAGGTGACCGACTTGGCCCAGCTGCTGGTGAAGATGGGCGCGAAGATCGACGGCATCGGCACCGACCGCCTGGTGGTGCATGGCGTTGAGCGCCTGCACGGCGCCAGCCACAGCGTCATCGCCGACCGCATCGAGGCCGGTACCTTCCTGTGCGCGGCGGCCGCGACGCTGGGCGACCTGGTGCTGCGCGGCGTGCAGCCCGAGATCCTCGACACCGTGCTCGACAAGCTGCGTGAAGCCGGCGCCAGCATCGAGACCGGCGCCGACTGGATCCGCCTGGCGATGCCGCACCGCGCCCGCGCGGTGAGCTTCCGCACCTCGGAATATCCCGCCTTCCCGACCGACATGCAGGCCCAGTTCATGGCCCTGAACGCGGTCGCCGAAGGCACCGCGCGCGTGACCGAGACCATCTTCGAGAACCGCTTCATGCACGTGCAGGAACTGAACCGCCTGGGCGCCGACATCGCCGTCGAGGGCAATACCGCGGTGGTCAACGGCGTGCCGCGCCTGTCCGGTGCCAACGTAATGGCGACCGACCTGCGCGCCTCGGCCAGCCTGGTGATCGCCGGCCTGGTGGCCGACGGCGAGACCGTGATCGACCGCATCTACCACCTGGACCGCGGCTACGACCGCATGGAAGACAAGCTGTCGGCAGTGGGCGCGAAGATCCGCCGCATTGCCTGA
- a CDS encoding BolA family protein, with protein sequence MLPTPEQVRDYIAQGLPCEHLQVEGDGQHFFATIVSNEFEGKRLIQRHQRVYAALGDRMRAEIHALSMKTLTPAEWQAGEGK encoded by the coding sequence ATGCTGCCTACACCGGAACAAGTCAGGGACTACATTGCCCAAGGACTGCCCTGCGAACACCTGCAAGTCGAGGGCGATGGCCAGCATTTCTTTGCCACCATCGTCAGCAACGAATTTGAAGGCAAGCGGTTGATCCAGCGCCACCAGCGCGTCTACGCGGCGCTGGGCGACCGCATGCGCGCCGAGATCCATGCGCTGTCGATGAAGACCCTGACCCCCGCGGAGTGGCAGGCGGGCGAAGGCAAGTAA
- a CDS encoding ABC transporter permease, whose amino-acid sequence MKQPGDIEILDDTRLGAMAVGGLVGFRTLLYKEVLRFWKVSFQTVAAPVLTAVLYLLIFGHVLEDRVKVYDQISYTAFLVPGLVMMSVLQNAFANSSSSLIQSKITGNLVFVLLPPLSHWEMFGAYVVASVIRGLTVGLGVLLVTAWFANLHFANVGWILVFALLGAGILGTLGLIAGIWAEKFDQLAAFQNFLIMPATFLSGVFYSIHSLPAFWQAVSHANPFFYMIDGFRYGFFGVSDVSPLFSLAVVGSAFVVLAALALRLLRSGYKLRH is encoded by the coding sequence ATGAAGCAGCCTGGCGACATCGAAATCCTCGACGACACCCGCCTCGGCGCGATGGCCGTCGGCGGCCTGGTGGGCTTCCGCACGCTGCTGTACAAGGAGGTGCTGCGCTTCTGGAAGGTCAGCTTCCAGACCGTGGCCGCGCCGGTGCTGACCGCGGTGCTGTACCTGCTGATCTTCGGCCATGTGCTGGAAGACCGGGTCAAGGTCTATGACCAGATCAGCTACACCGCTTTCCTGGTGCCCGGGCTGGTGATGATGAGCGTGCTGCAGAACGCGTTCGCCAACAGTTCTTCATCACTGATCCAGTCGAAGATCACCGGCAACCTGGTGTTCGTGCTGCTGCCGCCGCTGTCGCACTGGGAGATGTTCGGTGCCTACGTGGTGGCCTCGGTGATCCGCGGCCTGACCGTCGGCCTGGGCGTGCTGCTGGTGACGGCGTGGTTCGCCAACCTGCATTTCGCCAACGTCGGCTGGATCCTGGTATTCGCGCTGCTGGGTGCGGGCATCCTGGGCACGCTCGGCCTGATTGCCGGCATCTGGGCCGAGAAGTTCGACCAGCTCGCCGCATTCCAGAATTTCCTGATCATGCCGGCGACCTTCCTGTCCGGCGTGTTCTATTCGATCCATTCGCTGCCGGCCTTCTGGCAGGCGGTGTCCCATGCCAATCCGTTCTTCTACATGATCGACGGCTTCCGCTATGGCTTCTTCGGCGTCTCGGACGTGTCGCCGCTGTTCAGCCTGGCGGTGGTCGGATCGGCGTTCGTAGTGCTGGCCGCGCTGGCGCTGCGCCTGTTGAGGTCCGGATACAAGCTGCGCCACTGA